One window of Falco cherrug isolate bFalChe1 chromosome 21, bFalChe1.pri, whole genome shotgun sequence genomic DNA carries:
- the TRIM39 gene encoding E3 ubiquitin-protein ligase TRIM39 has protein sequence MSGADPLETLQVEASCSVCLEYLQDPVIIECGHNFCRRCITRWWAELARDFPCPVCRKTSRHRALRPNRQLGNMVEAARQLRGAKRKAREESRCQAHGQALARFCRDDQAPVCLLCEISHAHRAHALVPLDDAALEYKEKLQRCLEPLERKLEAVAGCRAREEKKPGELKRKVALWRERIAREFEELHQLLEEEERLLLQRLEEEEREILQRLQANLARLGEQRRVLAALVAELEEKCLQSGAEMLKDIKDTLARCEAAAVPVEEPVSVPIELEKNFCSFPRQYFTLRKITRRLIGEVTLDPDTAHPNLVLSEDRKSVRFVEVRPRDLPDTPRRFTIYPCVLAAQGFTSGRHYWEVEVGDKTHWALGVCKDSVSRKGELTPLPETGYWRVRLWNGNKYAATTTPFTPLTVRVKPKRVGVFVDYEAGKVAFYNVTDRSHIYTFTDTFTEKIWPLFYPGIRAGRKNAAPLVIRSPTDWE, from the exons ATGTCGGGTGCTGACCCCCTGGAGACGCTGCAGGTGGAAGCCAGCTGCTCGGTTTGCCTGGAATACCTGCAAGATCCCGTCATCATCGAATGTGGCCACAATTTCTGCCGCCGTTGCATCACCCGCTGGTGGGCTGAGCTGGCGCGCGATTTCCCCTGCCCCGTCTGCCGTAAAACCTCTCGCCATCGTGCCCTTCGGCCCAACCGGCAGCTCGGGAATATGGTAGAAGCCGCCCGGCAGCTTCGCGGTGCCAAACGGAAAGCCAGGGAGGAGAGTCGCTGCCAAGCTCACGGCCAAGCTTTGGCCCGGTTCTGTCGCGACGATCAAGCCCCCGTTTGCCTGCTCTGTGAGATCTCCCACGCCCACCGCGCCCACGCCCTCGTCCCCCTCGACGACGCAGCCCTCGAGTATaag gagaagctgcagcgctgcctggagCCGCTGGAGCGGAAGCTGGAGGCGGTGGCCGGCTGCCGAGCGCGGGAGGAGAAGAAACCCGGCGAGCTGAAG AGGAAGGTGGCCCTGTGGCGGGAACGCATCGCCCGGGAATTTGAGGAGCTTCACCAGCttctggaggaggaggagcggCTGCTACTGCAGcggctggaggaggaagaacGCGAGATCCTGCAGCGGCTTCAGGCCAACCTGGCTCGGCTCGGGGAGCAGCGCCGGGTCCTGGCCGCCCTcgtggcagagctggaggagaagtGTCTGCAGTCAGGCGCCGAGATGCTCAAG GACATAAAGGACACCCTGGCCAG GTGCGAGGCGGCGGCAGTGCCGGTGGAAGAACCGGTTTCCGTCCCCATCGAGCTGGAGAAAAACTTCTGCAGTTTCCCCCGGCAATACTTCACCCTCCGGAAAATCACCCGGCGCCTCATCG GCGAGGTGACGTTGGATCCCGACACAGCACATCCCAACCTGGTTTTATCGGAAGATCGGAAAAGCGTTCGTTTCGTGGAAGTTCGACCCCGGGATTTACCCGATACCCCGCGGCGTTTCACCATCTACCCCTGTGTTTTGGCAGCGCAGGGTTTTACCTCTGGGCGTCATTACTGGGAGGTGGAAGTCGGTGATAAAACCCACTGGGCGCTCGGCGTTTGTAAGGATTCCGTGAGTCGGAAAGGGGAATTAACGCCGTTGCCGGAGACGGGATATTGGCGGGTACGGCTCTGGAATGGCAATAAATACgcagccaccaccacccccttcaCCCCGCTGACGGTGCGGGTGAAACCCAAGCGGGTGGGGGTCTTCGTGGACTACGAAGCCGGCAAAGTGGCTTTTTATAACGTCACGGATCGCTCCCACATTTATACCTTCACCGATACTTTCACTGAAAAGATTTGGCCGCTTTTCTATCCCGGGATCCGTGCCGGCAGGAAAAACGCGGCGCCTCTGGTTATCCGTTCACCCACTGACTGGGAGTGA
- the RPP21 gene encoding ribonuclease P protein subunit p21 isoform X1: protein MGRAGSAQWAGPTRGAMAAPVRDREALQRLSFLFQAAHWVLPHSPALARFYCSTQRGAARRLVLRMRGAAPHSTALPELPTPTPLPLPAEAPPPRPGHAHRPCPRGQPSMNPTRRQSTDGTSDWSAQKLPLTNQEALAAEINLPLFHIWY, encoded by the exons ATGGGAAGAGCCGGCTCCGCCCAGTGGGCAGGGCCAACGCGGGGCGCGATGGCGGCACCGGTGCGGGATCGGGAGGCGCTGCAGCGGCTCAGCTTCCTCTTTCAG GCTGCACACTgggtgctgccccacagccctgccctcgCCCGCTTCTACTGCAGCACCCAGCGaggggccgcccgccgccttGTCCTGCGCAT GAGGGGGGCAGCCCCACATAGTACTGCACTGCCAGAGCTGCCGACGCCGACGCCGCTACCTCTGCCAGCAGAAGCACCGCCCCCTCGACCAGGCCACGCCCACCG GCCCTGCCCCAGAGGACAGCCCAGCATGAACCCTACCCGGCGACAGAGCACCGACGGGACCTCCGACTGGTCCGCACAGAAGCTGCCTTTAACCAACCAGGAGGCACTGGCTGCAGAAATAAACCTCCCTTTATTTCATATATGGTATTAG
- the GNL1 gene encoding guanine nucleotide-binding protein-like 1, which produces MPRKRPFSAKRKKQQLRDRRERKRGDAPAGPDSGPGSRSGSRERGSDAAPVEAGDPWPPPCRHDPGRFRLQLGGPRAEALARRRRRAQEELLELLPETALELDPDSIYGLGLDFPRRPPWSFAMSPEELRVREEAAFSAFLRSLREDQHPRGAEEGGSNGDDDEGGVAPFEHNLETWRQLWRVLEMSDIILLITDARHPALNVPPALATHVTRELGKGLILILNKVDLTSPAVATAWSHLLRRRFPSARVVPFTSAPQRTPTSGLQRRQRRGGGWSRAVGPRQLLEACESIVGGEVDLSSWRARLDRAEEAAARGEEEEEEEQQEEVGDGEEAGDDDEDSAGAMVAPRQWERYRHGILTLGCVGLPNAGKSSVLNALVGRSAVSVSRAPGRTRYFQTHFLTPRVRLCDCPGLVFPSHAPPALQVLAGVYPISQLQEPYSAVGFLASRLPLPLLLQLRPPSTAAGWTAWDICEAWAEKRGYKTAKAARNDVYRAANSILRLAADGRLRLCLRPPGYAAQKDLWEQHPETAALAALQEQGDPGARGSAPPGEGSTSEEEGSDSGEEVEPVEATPPASTGHNPFALLGEDEC; this is translated from the exons ATGCCTCGCAAGCGGCCGTTCAGCGCGAAGcggaagaagcagcagctgcgcGATCGGCGCGAACGGAAACGGGGTg ATGCCCCGGCAGGGCCGGACTCGGGCCCGGGGAGCCGCAGTGGGAGCCGGGAACGGGGCAGCGATGCGGCCCCGGTTGAAGCGGGAGACCCGTGGCCCCCTCCCTGCCGCCACGACCCCGGCAG GTTTcggctgcagctgggggggccGCGGGCCGAAGCCTTGGCGCGCCGCCGGCGCCGGGctcaggaggagctgctggagctgctgcccgAGACCGCCCTTGAGCTGGACCCTGATAGTATCTACGGCCTTG GGCTGGACTTCCCACGTCGGCCACCCTGGAGCTTCGCCATGAGCCCGGAGGAGCTGCGTGTGCGGGAGGAGGCAGCTTTCAGTGCCTTCCTCCGATCCCTCCGGGAGGACCAGCACCCCCggggggctgaggaggggggcaGCAATGGTGACGATGATGAAGGAGGTGTGGCACCATTCGAGCACAACCTGGAG acATGGCGGCAGCTCTGGCGGGTGCTGGAAATGTCTGACATCATCCTCCTCATCACTGACGCCCGGCATCCG GCACTGAATGTGCCGCCAGCGCTGGCTACGCACGTGACGcgggagctggggaagggcttGATCCTCATCCTTAACAAAGTGGACTTGACCTCGCCTGCTGTGGCCACCGCCTGGAGCCACCTCCTGCGCCGCCGCTTCCCCTCCGCCCGCGTTGTCCCCTTCACCTCTGCCCCCCAACGGACCCCCACGTCTG GGCTGCAACGGCGGCAGAGGCGGGGGGGTGGATGGAGCCGAGCTGTGGGACCCcggcagctgctggaagcttgTGAGAGCATTGTAGGGGGAGAAG TGGACCTGAGCAGCTGGCGAGCACGGCTGGACCGGGCGGAGGAGGCAGCGGCAcggggagaggaagaggaggaagaagagcagcaggaggaggtgggggatgGTGAGGAGGCGGGTGACGATGACGAGGACAGCGCCGGCGCCATGGTGGCCCCCCGGCAGTGGGAGCGCTACCGGCATGGCATCCTCACGCTGGGCTGTGTTG GCCTGCCGAACGCGGGCAAGTCTTCGGTGCTGAATGCGCTGGTGGGGCGCAGCGCTGTCAGTGTCTCCCGTGCCCCTGGCCGCACCCGCTACTTCCAGACGCATTTCCTCACCCCCCGTGTCCGACTCTGCGACTGCCCAGGCCTCGTCTTCCCCTCCCACGCCCCCCCGGCTCTCCAG gtGTTGGCGGGCGTCTACCCCATCTCGCAGCTGCAGGAGCCCTACTCGGCCGTGGGCTTCCTGGCCTCCCGCCTCCcgctgccactgctgctccagctgcggCCTCCCAGCACCGCCGCCGGCTGGACCGCCTGGGACATCTGCGAAG CCTGGGCTGAGAAGCGAGGCTACAAGACAGCAAAGGCAGCCCGTAACGATGTCTACCGggcggccaacagcatcctgcgGCTGGCAGCGGATGGGCGACTCCGCCTCTGCCTGCGCCCCCCTGGCTATGCCGCCCAGAAGG ATCTGTGGGAGCAGCACCCTGAGACGGCAGCGCTGGCGGCGTTGCAGGAGCAGGGGGACCCAGGTGCGAGGGGCTCGGCCCCCCCTGGGGAGGGGTCCACCTCggaggaggaggggagtgacagcGGTGAGGAGGTGGAGCCTGTGGAGGCCACGccccctgccagcactggcCACAACCCCTTTGCGCTGCTGGGAGAGGATGAGTGTTAG
- the RPP21 gene encoding ribonuclease P protein subunit p21 isoform X2, translating into MGRAGSAQWAGPTRGAMAAPVRDREALQRLSFLFQAAHWVLPHSPALARFYCSTQRGAARRLVLRMAPSVKRAVCRRCCSLLLPGAGGCVRLRGGGQPHIVLHCQSCRRRRRYLCQQKHRPLDQATPTGPAPEDSPA; encoded by the exons ATGGGAAGAGCCGGCTCCGCCCAGTGGGCAGGGCCAACGCGGGGCGCGATGGCGGCACCGGTGCGGGATCGGGAGGCGCTGCAGCGGCTCAGCTTCCTCTTTCAG GCTGCACACTgggtgctgccccacagccctgccctcgCCCGCTTCTACTGCAGCACCCAGCGaggggccgcccgccgccttGTCCTGCGCAT GGCACCTTCGGTGAAGCGGGCCGTGTGCCGccgctgctgctctctgctgctgcctggggctgggggctgtgtgcGCCTGCGAG GAGGGGGGCAGCCCCACATAGTACTGCACTGCCAGAGCTGCCGACGCCGACGCCGCTACCTCTGCCAGCAGAAGCACCGCCCCCTCGACCAGGCCACGCCCACCG GCCCTGCCCCAGAGGACAGCCCAGCATGA